A window of Cohnella herbarum contains these coding sequences:
- a CDS encoding NmrA family NAD(P)-binding protein, which translates to MRKIAMTGVTGKLGKLVAKELLNRVQPENLIFSVRRTATAEADLYRKRGVEVRFGDYDAPDSLAHAFHGASTLLLISSSHRDDSIRLRQHKAAIGAARQAGIERIVYTSFAYADKGRLPLHSMHLQTEQAIRDSAIPYTILRNATYMDILKFLGIREAITSGILLSPPGKWTFNAASREDLATAAAIVLAEEGRENRTYELTAARAWDLEDLARALSEASGRRVVHRADPVMDGPLYKMLPLSDTRTVSPDLARLVGYPLLTLGDEVRKLLEANRIG; encoded by the coding sequence ATGAGGAAGATCGCCATGACGGGCGTTACGGGTAAACTTGGAAAACTTGTCGCGAAAGAACTGCTGAACAGGGTACAACCAGAGAATCTAATCTTCAGCGTGAGGAGGACAGCTACGGCAGAGGCCGATCTTTACAGAAAACGAGGCGTAGAGGTCAGATTCGGAGATTATGACGCACCCGATTCTCTAGCGCATGCTTTTCACGGAGCATCCACACTACTCTTGATCTCTTCATCCCACCGGGATGATTCCATTAGATTGAGGCAGCACAAAGCAGCGATTGGAGCGGCCCGACAGGCGGGGATAGAACGGATCGTCTATACCAGCTTCGCGTATGCCGATAAAGGCCGATTGCCGCTCCACTCGATGCACTTGCAAACGGAGCAAGCCATTCGCGATTCCGCCATCCCTTATACGATTCTTCGAAATGCGACCTACATGGATATTCTTAAATTTCTAGGAATTCGTGAAGCGATAACCAGCGGAATATTGCTCAGCCCGCCGGGAAAATGGACGTTTAACGCGGCGTCAAGGGAGGATCTGGCGACTGCGGCGGCAATCGTTCTCGCGGAGGAGGGGCGTGAGAACCGGACCTACGAGTTGACGGCCGCGCGGGCGTGGGATCTAGAGGATCTCGCCCGCGCCTTATCGGAAGCGTCCGGACGCAGGGTCGTGCACCGGGCGGACCCCGTTATGGACGGTCCGTTGTACAAGATGTTACCCCTGTCGGATACGAGAACCGTTTCGCCCGATTTAGCGAGGTTGGTCGGGTATCCTTTGCTCACTCTCGGGGACGAGGTACGAAAACTGTTAGAGGCGAATAGAATCGGCTGA
- a CDS encoding IS110 family transposase — protein sequence MKSTRNDATNQRIERITSHHAIVGIDIAKDVHAAQVTDFRGRTLTPRHVSFTNTEAGFQKLLHWMQEAGAKHGKTSFLVGMEPTGHYWHNLADWLLKQGIEVVLVNPVTTHRNKENRDNSPSKNDPKDALVIADVVSRGYYTNYAPQEPVFDGIKAAMSAREYWVGQSIALGNRIVRWIDLYFPEFRSVFLEWDGVRSLATLKAFPLPVDLQQLNADEVMEGWRSQGMRRVAGASGKAKAVELLNAAAHSVGKSNTNDAARHDIFRLLHVYKETQLILEEMQREIEALLEQVPVVQQLRSLHGLGTITIASLLGCAGGLHHYAHGRQLLRRAGLNLAERTSGKHKGQIKLSKRGDSMLRKYLYLGMLSLVRQNSDFKHWHARNQLKGMSKMYSIFKLIGKLARILIGMIQRGEMYSSGSQDTLVA from the coding sequence ATGAAGTCTACTCGAAACGACGCTACAAATCAACGTATTGAACGAATTACCAGTCATCATGCAATCGTAGGGATCGATATCGCTAAAGATGTACATGCCGCACAGGTTACGGATTTTCGCGGGCGGACGCTAACGCCGCGCCACGTTTCCTTTACGAACACAGAAGCCGGATTCCAGAAGCTGCTCCATTGGATGCAGGAGGCGGGGGCCAAACATGGCAAAACTTCTTTCCTTGTCGGCATGGAGCCCACAGGCCACTACTGGCATAATCTCGCTGACTGGCTGCTAAAGCAAGGCATCGAGGTCGTGCTGGTGAACCCGGTAACGACGCATCGCAATAAGGAAAACCGCGACAACAGTCCATCTAAGAACGACCCGAAGGACGCGCTCGTCATCGCCGATGTCGTCAGCCGAGGCTACTACACAAACTACGCGCCGCAAGAGCCTGTATTTGACGGAATCAAGGCCGCGATGAGCGCTCGGGAATACTGGGTGGGGCAGTCCATCGCCTTAGGTAATCGCATCGTGCGTTGGATAGACTTGTACTTTCCTGAGTTCCGAAGCGTATTCCTAGAATGGGACGGTGTCCGGTCGTTAGCAACATTAAAGGCTTTTCCACTGCCTGTCGATCTACAGCAACTGAATGCTGACGAGGTGATGGAGGGATGGCGAAGCCAGGGGATGCGACGCGTAGCTGGAGCCAGTGGCAAAGCAAAGGCTGTAGAACTGCTGAACGCGGCAGCACACAGTGTTGGGAAATCCAATACAAACGATGCCGCGCGGCACGATATCTTTCGCCTTTTGCATGTCTACAAAGAGACGCAACTCATACTCGAAGAGATGCAGCGAGAGATAGAGGCGCTCTTGGAGCAGGTGCCCGTTGTGCAGCAACTCCGCAGCTTACACGGTCTAGGCACGATCACCATTGCCTCTTTGCTTGGCTGCGCAGGCGGTCTGCATCACTACGCCCATGGAAGGCAACTGCTGCGCCGAGCCGGTCTCAATCTGGCGGAACGAACATCGGGAAAACACAAGGGCCAGATTAAGCTCTCCAAGCGGGGCGACAGCATGCTGCGCAAGTATTTGTACTTAGGGATGCTGAGCTTAGTGCGGCAGAATTCAGACTTCAAACATTGGCACGCCCGTAACCAGCTTAAAGGCATGTCGAAGATGTATTCCATCTTCAAGCTCATTGGAAAGCTCGCACGCATTTTAATTGGCATGATTCAACGTGGAGAAATGTATAGCAGCGGATCGCAAGATACGTTGGTCGCGTAG
- a CDS encoding glycosyl hydrolase has product MKKKQRLGIALAIILTLGVSLFSSAVMAKTEPASSAKNAGQSGSRHGSIDGHGNGGGGNGGGGGNNNGNGGNNHGGGHGNGNGHGNGGGNGNGNGHGNGGGNAPVINLVDPNATDNTRSLFVYLNQTRGKQLLFGHQHATDEGLTLSSTATGLQSEVKNSVGDFPAVFGWDTLSLEGKEKPGVAGNLEQSRANLIQSVKAVHKIGGIVTLSAHMPNFVTGGSFNDTAGSVVAHILPGGDKNAAYNEFLDNIALFANNAKDDKGKLIPILFRPFHEQNGGWFWWGAKTTTSSQYVEIFRYTVEYLRDKKGVHNFLYAFSPNGTFGGAESSYLATYPGDDYVDVLGMDQYDNQQTPGTPGFLNGLVADLKMISKLADGKGKIATFSEFGYSPAGMLTTGNADLQWFTRLLQAIKSDPDAKRIAYMQTWANFGLGNNLYVPYRNAPNGLGDHELLPDFIAYYKDPYTAFLKEVKGVYDGKKVRTAAKNPLMHIVSPTDNGTVSEATTTIRVRALNVNPTKVVYSIQGSSEEIPMTLDADRFFYTANWSPAASFNGKTATLTVKVYKPNHTILQQTVTVFVKVNEILMKTFDFDTDINGIQNNGTYPETLGLTLSHGNLGGNHVLQLNVGNAIHTDTWQELKLELSNLAASVTIADVRRVKLNAWIPLSAGNMSANASVRAIVMLPGDWDTKYGMTTEMKLTDLPTETINGVVYAKYSPVIDLNDPAKSATATGMAISLVGNSLEHNGPIYIDNIGLYSAYAEAPQDPALVDDFESYQGSDAALAAKVIHAGGDATTVTLDGAHKSGGNYAMKLDYTLAGSGYAGVTKSLGSVDWSTFNRLRFWLVPDGSNQKLVIQLKVDGVSFEAYPSLAATTPGWVNLHFNEFAVAPWDTGNAGKKINKVSLKKVQEMSIYVNAVDGATLASSLYFDDIKAINDGTGGVPNGGDGPGGNPAPAGTLYGFETDTAGWNIEVNEASATSPTITTDAASEGTHAMASTFSLAGTGFEFTKVAALDLSTASAISVQVKLSSGQANARLYIKVGSAWEWHDSGTPALVDSSGFTTLTIPLSGIANLDAIQSIGVKIEPAAGGTGTAVAYVDDVYISIAQPTGISFDFETAADNWAINNDGDGAYNTAQATGLEISTAEAAKGAHSLKADFNLGGGQFQLRHANALDLSAAASVTAKVKIVPGAAGSLGSGVKLKLFLQSGDGWSWFDSGEIAYAGTGFNTVTFDLSSVTNKNQIKALGIQVLTPADSTGTAAVYLDDVTQQ; this is encoded by the coding sequence ATGAAAAAGAAGCAAAGATTAGGCATTGCGCTCGCAATTATCCTTACACTGGGTGTATCCCTATTCTCTTCGGCGGTTATGGCGAAAACGGAACCTGCATCATCTGCCAAAAATGCCGGGCAATCCGGCAGCCGACACGGGAGCATCGATGGTCACGGGAACGGCGGAGGCGGGAATGGAGGAGGAGGAGGCAACAATAACGGGAACGGGGGCAATAACCATGGCGGAGGGCATGGCAATGGGAATGGGCATGGCAACGGAGGAGGCAACGGTAACGGAAATGGGCATGGCAACGGAGGAGGCAACGCTCCCGTCATTAATCTGGTCGACCCGAATGCCACGGACAACACTCGGTCTTTGTTCGTCTATTTGAACCAAACCCGCGGCAAGCAATTGCTGTTCGGCCACCAGCACGCAACGGATGAAGGCCTCACGTTGTCGAGCACCGCCACCGGTCTCCAATCCGAAGTAAAAAATTCAGTCGGCGATTTCCCCGCGGTATTCGGCTGGGACACGCTTAGCTTGGAAGGAAAGGAAAAGCCGGGCGTGGCAGGCAACCTTGAACAAAGCCGCGCCAACCTCATCCAGTCGGTGAAAGCCGTCCATAAGATCGGCGGGATCGTAACCCTAAGCGCGCATATGCCCAACTTCGTCACGGGAGGCAGCTTTAACGATACGGCCGGCTCCGTCGTGGCCCATATTTTGCCGGGCGGGGACAAAAACGCGGCTTATAATGAATTTCTCGATAACATCGCTCTGTTCGCCAATAATGCTAAAGACGACAAGGGCAAATTGATCCCTATCCTCTTCCGGCCATTTCACGAACAGAACGGCGGCTGGTTCTGGTGGGGCGCGAAAACAACGACGTCCAGCCAGTACGTAGAAATTTTCAGATACACGGTCGAGTATTTGCGGGATAAGAAAGGCGTTCATAACTTCCTGTACGCATTCTCCCCTAACGGAACGTTCGGAGGGGCCGAGAGCTCCTACCTGGCAACCTATCCCGGAGACGATTACGTCGATGTTCTGGGCATGGATCAATACGACAATCAGCAGACGCCCGGAACTCCCGGTTTTCTTAACGGCCTCGTTGCCGACCTCAAGATGATATCCAAACTGGCGGACGGCAAAGGAAAGATCGCCACTTTCTCCGAGTTCGGCTACAGCCCGGCGGGAATGCTGACGACTGGCAACGCCGACCTGCAGTGGTTCACCCGTTTGTTGCAAGCGATCAAGTCCGATCCCGACGCGAAGCGGATCGCCTATATGCAAACCTGGGCCAACTTCGGGCTCGGCAACAACCTCTATGTTCCCTATCGCAATGCGCCGAACGGCTTAGGCGACCACGAGTTGCTTCCTGACTTCATCGCTTATTACAAAGATCCTTATACCGCGTTTCTCAAGGAAGTGAAAGGCGTATATGACGGCAAGAAGGTACGAACCGCAGCGAAAAACCCGCTCATGCACATCGTCTCTCCGACGGATAACGGCACGGTGAGCGAAGCTACGACCACGATCCGGGTTCGCGCTCTCAACGTCAATCCGACCAAGGTCGTCTACTCGATCCAAGGGTCGAGCGAGGAAATTCCGATGACGCTTGATGCAGACCGTTTCTTCTATACGGCGAATTGGTCGCCGGCAGCGAGCTTTAACGGCAAGACGGCTACCCTGACGGTTAAAGTATACAAGCCGAATCATACCATCCTGCAGCAGACGGTAACCGTATTCGTTAAGGTAAACGAAATCTTAATGAAAACCTTCGATTTCGATACGGACATCAACGGAATTCAGAATAATGGAACTTACCCCGAGACCCTTGGCTTAACGCTCTCGCACGGTAACCTCGGAGGTAACCATGTCCTTCAACTGAACGTCGGCAATGCCATCCATACGGATACCTGGCAGGAGTTAAAGCTTGAGCTGTCCAATCTGGCCGCAAGCGTGACGATCGCCGATGTGAGAAGAGTTAAGCTTAACGCTTGGATTCCCTTATCCGCAGGCAATATGAGCGCAAATGCCAGCGTTCGCGCCATCGTCATGCTGCCGGGCGATTGGGATACGAAATACGGCATGACGACGGAGATGAAGCTGACCGATCTACCGACGGAGACGATTAACGGCGTCGTGTACGCCAAATACTCCCCGGTCATCGATCTGAATGACCCCGCAAAATCTGCCACGGCAACCGGTATGGCGATTTCTCTCGTCGGAAACTCCTTAGAACACAACGGTCCTATCTATATCGATAACATCGGATTGTACAGCGCGTATGCCGAAGCGCCGCAAGATCCGGCTCTCGTGGACGACTTCGAATCTTACCAAGGCAGCGATGCCGCGCTCGCAGCGAAAGTCATCCATGCAGGGGGCGATGCGACGACCGTCACGTTGGATGGAGCTCACAAGAGCGGCGGAAACTATGCGATGAAGCTCGACTACACGCTAGCCGGCTCGGGGTATGCAGGCGTAACCAAATCGCTTGGCAGCGTCGACTGGTCAACCTTCAATCGCTTGAGATTCTGGTTGGTGCCGGACGGATCGAACCAGAAACTCGTTATCCAACTGAAGGTCGACGGCGTCTCCTTCGAAGCCTATCCATCGCTTGCGGCTACGACGCCCGGTTGGGTTAATCTTCACTTCAATGAATTCGCGGTTGCCCCTTGGGATACGGGTAACGCGGGCAAGAAGATAAATAAAGTCAGCCTTAAAAAAGTTCAGGAGATGTCGATCTACGTGAATGCCGTTGACGGCGCGACGCTTGCCAGCTCCCTGTATTTCGACGATATCAAAGCGATTAACGACGGCACCGGCGGCGTACCTAACGGAGGAGACGGACCCGGAGGGAATCCTGCTCCTGCCGGAACGCTCTACGGCTTCGAAACGGATACGGCCGGATGGAACATTGAAGTGAACGAAGCGAGCGCAACCTCGCCTACGATTACGACGGATGCCGCATCGGAAGGTACGCATGCCATGGCATCGACATTTTCCCTAGCGGGCACAGGCTTTGAATTCACGAAGGTTGCGGCCCTTGACTTATCGACGGCAAGCGCGATCAGCGTCCAAGTCAAGCTATCCTCCGGTCAAGCGAACGCCCGGCTATACATCAAGGTCGGCTCGGCTTGGGAATGGCACGATAGCGGAACGCCTGCCTTAGTCGACTCCAGCGGATTTACGACGTTAACGATTCCGCTAAGCGGAATTGCCAATCTCGATGCCATCCAATCGATCGGCGTGAAGATCGAGCCCGCTGCCGGAGGCACGGGAACGGCGGTCGCCTATGTCGACGATGTTTATATTTCGATAGCGCAACCGACGGGGATCAGTTTCGATTTCGAGACCGCCGCCGACAATTGGGCAATCAATAACGACGGCGACGGAGCTTACAACACCGCACAAGCTACCGGATTGGAGATTTCAACGGCGGAGGCGGCGAAAGGCGCTCATTCTCTGAAAGCGGACTTCAACCTCGGGGGCGGACAATTCCAGCTTCGCCACGCGAACGCTCTGGATCTAAGCGCCGCGGCCTCCGTGACGGCGAAGGTCAAAATCGTGCCCGGAGCCGCGGGAAGCTTGGGAAGCGGAGTAAAGCTCAAGCTGTTCCTGCAATCCGGCGACGGCTGGAGTTGGTTCGACTCAGGCGAGATCGCATACGCAGGGACTGGTTTCAATACGGTAACGTTCGATCTCTCTAGCGTGACGAACAAGAACCAAATCAAGGCCCTCGGCATCCAAGTGCTGACGCCAGCCGACTCGACCGGAACCGCCGCCGTATATCTCGATGACGTAACACAGCAATAA
- a CDS encoding MarR family winged helix-turn-helix transcriptional regulator: MKNIQQYVTELPLEARTFFTLVEATARLIGQSEKYWASQDLNGARIRLLVEIAKSGGKILPSVLASRIGVTKANISLLMGPLEQLGYITIASDPEDGRKKTIVLSPEGESLLWEVLPGNRSVIATQMESLNDEEKMQLLALLGKLQKGTANQ, encoded by the coding sequence ATGAAAAACATTCAACAATACGTGACGGAGCTTCCGCTCGAAGCCCGAACGTTCTTCACTCTGGTTGAAGCTACGGCTCGCTTGATTGGACAGTCGGAGAAATATTGGGCTTCTCAGGACTTGAACGGGGCAAGGATCCGTTTGCTCGTGGAGATCGCCAAATCCGGCGGCAAGATCCTGCCATCCGTTCTAGCTAGTCGGATCGGCGTGACGAAAGCGAACATAAGCCTATTAATGGGTCCCTTGGAACAACTGGGATATATTACGATCGCAAGCGACCCGGAGGATGGGCGAAAAAAAACGATCGTGCTTTCGCCTGAAGGGGAGAGCTTACTCTGGGAAGTACTGCCGGGGAACAGATCGGTTATCGCTACTCAGATGGAAAGCCTGAACGATGAGGAAAAGATGCAATTGTTAGCGCTGCTTGGCAAGCTTCAGAAGGGGACTGCGAATCAGTAG